A genomic region of Longimicrobium sp. contains the following coding sequences:
- a CDS encoding 6-carboxytetrahydropterin synthase, producing MFLLNVKASYDSAHFLRDYKGKCENLHGHHYVVEAGLAFEDVGPGGMAFDFGDAKRHLRAIANELDHHNINDIPPFTELEPSAENQARWIFQELQARLGPEGQNLVYVKVWETPNQWAQYSLKPTW from the coding sequence ATGTTCCTGCTGAACGTAAAGGCCTCGTACGATTCCGCGCACTTCCTTCGCGACTACAAGGGAAAGTGCGAAAACCTCCATGGCCACCACTACGTCGTCGAGGCCGGCCTGGCCTTCGAAGACGTGGGCCCCGGCGGCATGGCGTTCGACTTCGGCGACGCCAAGCGCCACCTGCGCGCCATCGCCAACGAGCTGGACCACCACAACATCAACGACATCCCGCCCTTCACCGAGCTGGAGCCCAGCGCCGAGAACCAGGCGCGGTGGATCTTCCAGGAGCTGCAGGCCCGCCTGGGGCCCGAGGGCCAGAACCTGGTGTACGTTAAGGTGTGGGAAACCCCCAACCAGTGGGCGCAGTACTCGCTCAAGCCCACCTGGTAG
- a CDS encoding Trm112 family protein produces the protein MYILLTDALTCPRCGPGFGLLVQADRLEERRVVEGRLGCANCRETYPVRGGVAHLSLVPAGEADAAADPPADDPDAPVKLAALMGLAGARGLVMVEGPGARHAAALATMVPEVEVVALDDATAQPPAMEPGVSRVRAGAALPFRDGAMRGVALTGGAGDARLREALRVLAPGARLLVDPADAETAARLRVLGAQVMLEQEGVVVAAAPGRPVQLGGRRPG, from the coding sequence ATGTACATCCTGCTGACGGACGCCCTCACCTGCCCGCGCTGCGGCCCCGGGTTCGGGCTGCTGGTGCAGGCCGACCGGCTGGAGGAGCGCCGCGTGGTGGAGGGACGGCTGGGGTGCGCCAACTGCCGCGAAACCTACCCCGTCCGCGGCGGCGTCGCCCACCTTTCCCTCGTTCCCGCGGGGGAGGCGGATGCCGCTGCCGATCCCCCCGCGGACGATCCGGATGCGCCGGTGAAGCTCGCCGCGCTGATGGGGCTGGCCGGGGCGCGGGGACTGGTGATGGTGGAGGGCCCCGGCGCGCGTCACGCGGCGGCTCTCGCGACGATGGTGCCGGAGGTGGAAGTCGTCGCTCTGGATGACGCCACGGCGCAGCCTCCGGCGATGGAGCCGGGGGTCAGCCGGGTGAGGGCCGGGGCCGCGCTGCCCTTCCGTGACGGAGCGATGCGCGGCGTGGCGCTCACGGGCGGGGCCGGCGACGCGCGGCTCCGCGAGGCGCTGCGGGTACTCGCCCCCGGCGCCCGGCTCCTGGTGGACCCCGCCGACGCAGAAACCGCCGCGCGGCTGCGGGTGCTGGGGGCGCAGGTGATGCTGGAACAGGAGGGTGTGGTGGTGGCCGCGGCGCCCGGCCGGCCGGTGCAGCTGGGGGGCCGGCGGCCGGGCTGA